The Deinococcus sp. AJ005 genome includes a window with the following:
- a CDS encoding sulfite oxidase has protein sequence MSRSTTDSSSQYTPALIVRQASPPNLETPFYALDGRLTPQPSHYVRSHFPVPSLDAQTWRLEVGGGVASPLSLSLEELRAMPSHTLSATMECAGNGRVYLSPRMPGVQWDLGAVGTAEWTGVLLRDVLERAGIQGGALEVVLEGADKGTLTDPGRTPGEIRYARSVPLAKAQGDVLLAYAMNGQPLTPDHGFPLRAVVPGWYGMAAVKWLSTLHVTDTPYQGFFQTIDYSYWQQRDGLSPQMVPMTAMQVKAQIARPAPHGSVTAGRVSEIIGTAWTGEGDVTRVEVSTDGGQTWANAEFLDPSEPHIWRRWRLEWHTPQQPGRVTLMARATDSAGRTQTEGHDAGRGGYMINFPLPIMVYVKAEEL, from the coding sequence ATGTCCCGTTCCACGACTGACTCTTCTTCCCAGTACACTCCTGCCCTGATTGTTCGTCAGGCGTCGCCGCCCAATTTGGAAACCCCCTTCTACGCGCTGGACGGACGGCTGACCCCGCAACCCAGTCATTATGTCCGCAGCCATTTTCCTGTGCCGTCCCTGGACGCACAGACGTGGCGCTTGGAGGTGGGCGGCGGGGTGGCCTCTCCCCTGTCGCTGTCTCTGGAGGAATTGCGGGCCATGCCGTCCCACACGCTGAGTGCCACGATGGAATGCGCGGGCAACGGGCGGGTTTACCTGTCGCCGCGTATGCCGGGGGTGCAGTGGGATCTGGGCGCAGTGGGAACGGCGGAATGGACTGGGGTGCTGCTGCGCGACGTGCTGGAGCGGGCCGGGATTCAAGGTGGGGCATTGGAAGTGGTTCTGGAGGGGGCCGATAAGGGAACGCTGACCGATCCGGGCCGCACCCCCGGCGAGATTCGCTACGCCCGCAGTGTGCCGCTGGCAAAGGCGCAAGGCGACGTGCTGCTGGCCTACGCCATGAACGGGCAGCCGCTGACGCCGGATCATGGCTTTCCACTGCGGGCCGTGGTGCCGGGCTGGTATGGGATGGCCGCAGTAAAATGGCTTTCCACTTTGCACGTCACGGACACGCCGTACCAGGGCTTCTTTCAGACCATTGATTACAGTTACTGGCAACAGCGGGATGGCCTCTCGCCGCAGATGGTCCCCATGACCGCCATGCAGGTCAAGGCGCAGATTGCCCGCCCTGCCCCGCACGGCAGCGTGACGGCGGGCCGCGTTTCCGAAATCATCGGCACAGCATGGACGGGTGAGGGCGACGTGACGCGGGTGGAGGTCAGCACAGACGGCGGCCAAACATGGGCCAATGCGGAATTTCTGGACCCATCCGAACCGCACATCTGGCGCAGATGGAGATTGGAATGGCACACGCCCCAGCAGCCCGGACGCGTCACGCTGATGGCCCGCGCCACCGATTCGGCAGGCCGCACCCAGACGGAGGGCCACGACGCTGGACGGGGCGGCTACATGATCAACTTTCCGCTGCCCATCATGGTTTACGTCAAGGCTGAGGAGTTGTGA
- the hpaH gene encoding 2-oxo-hept-4-ene-1,7-dioate hydratase, with product MTTPERVIPDADLTNLAAELEGAETSGVQIAPFSERYPGMTFADAYAVQRAWVGLKLDAGRRVRGHKIGLTSRAMQLASQITEPDYGTLLDSMFYEPNGDIPLSDFVAPKVEVELAFLLKDDLQGPGVTLFDVLRATEYVTPAAEIIDARIQRVSVATGKPRRVFDTISDNAANAGIIVGGNAVRPDALDLRWAAALCIRNGVIEETGVAAGVLGHPAQGIAWLANRLAPHGEDLKAGELVLSGSFTRPVDIASGDVFTFDYGPLGTFSCRFAGQARGATHG from the coding sequence GTGACCACACCCGAACGCGTGATTCCAGACGCTGACTTGACGAATCTGGCCGCTGAACTGGAGGGCGCTGAGACCAGCGGTGTGCAGATCGCCCCTTTCTCCGAACGCTATCCAGGCATGACCTTTGCCGATGCCTACGCGGTGCAGCGGGCCTGGGTGGGCCTCAAGCTGGACGCGGGCAGACGGGTGCGCGGCCACAAGATTGGGCTGACCTCGCGGGCCATGCAACTGGCCTCGCAGATCACCGAGCCGGATTACGGCACGTTGCTGGACAGCATGTTCTACGAGCCGAATGGCGACATTCCACTGTCCGATTTCGTTGCGCCCAAAGTGGAGGTGGAATTGGCCTTCCTCCTCAAAGACGATTTACAGGGGCCAGGAGTGACGCTGTTTGACGTGCTGCGGGCCACTGAATACGTCACCCCCGCTGCCGAGATCATTGACGCACGCATCCAGCGGGTCAGTGTCGCGACGGGCAAACCGCGCCGGGTCTTCGACACCATCAGCGACAATGCGGCCAACGCTGGGATTATCGTGGGCGGCAACGCGGTCAGGCCGGACGCCCTGGACCTGCGCTGGGCAGCGGCGCTATGCATCCGTAACGGCGTGATCGAAGAAACGGGGGTGGCGGCAGGGGTACTGGGGCATCCAGCGCAGGGCATCGCCTGGCTAGCGAACCGTCTGGCCCCGCATGGCGAGGATCTGAAGGCTGGAGAACTGGTCCTGTCAGGCTCATTCACGCGCCCGGTGGATATCGCTTCGGGGGACGTGTTTACCTTTGATTACGGACCTCTGGGCACATTTTCGTGCCGTTTCGCCGGACAGGCGCGTGGAGCAACTCATGGCTGA
- a CDS encoding aldolase/citrate lyase family protein → MAENTFKTALQRGDPLYGLWLALADSYSAEVCAGAGFDWLLIDNEHAPNDLRSTLASLQVLAAYPAVTPLVRPPVGDAVGIKRLLDIGARNILIPMVESPEQARELVSATRYPPRGVRGVGASLARASGFGRDAAYLNHADDGVCLLLQIESRAGLEALAEIAAVDGVDGVFIGPADLAASFGQLGNPGHADVQNAIRDAATQIRRAGKAAGILSTDEAQAHTYLEWGYTFVAVGTDVTLLSRASTALAARFKKS, encoded by the coding sequence ATGGCTGAAAACACGTTCAAAACAGCTCTCCAACGTGGCGATCCCCTTTACGGTTTGTGGCTGGCACTGGCCGATTCCTATAGCGCTGAGGTCTGTGCCGGGGCAGGCTTTGACTGGTTGCTGATCGATAACGAACACGCGCCCAATGACCTCCGCAGCACGCTGGCGAGTTTGCAGGTGCTGGCCGCGTACCCAGCGGTGACTCCGCTGGTGCGTCCGCCCGTGGGCGATGCGGTGGGCATCAAGCGACTGCTGGACATCGGCGCACGCAACATCCTGATCCCGATGGTGGAAAGCCCTGAACAGGCGCGCGAACTGGTCTCCGCCACCCGCTATCCGCCGCGCGGCGTACGCGGTGTGGGTGCATCGTTGGCCCGTGCCAGCGGCTTCGGGCGGGACGCCGCCTACCTGAATCACGCGGACGATGGCGTCTGCTTACTGCTTCAAATTGAGTCCAGAGCAGGACTGGAGGCTCTGGCCGAGATCGCGGCGGTGGACGGTGTGGACGGCGTGTTCATCGGCCCGGCTGACCTCGCAGCCTCGTTCGGGCAACTGGGAAACCCTGGTCACGCGGATGTTCAGAACGCCATCAGGGACGCAGCGACGCAAATCCGGAGGGCGGGGAAGGCGGCCGGCATCCTCTCCACCGATGAAGCGCAGGCCCACACCTATCTGGAATGGGGCTACACGTTCGTCGCCGTAGGAACGGACGTGACGCTACTTTCTCGCGCCAGTACGGCATTGGCGGCGCGTTTCAAGAAGAGTTGA
- a CDS encoding glycoside hydrolase family 15 protein translates to MTDLQPLPRIHDLGLLSDRRSAALVTSLGEVVWYCPGRFDAPSLLARLLDEARGGSWAIQLAGAVQGRRRYLGDGGHLETVLRAGGGELTITDFMPFGEGLPHGICRVFSSAAQAYRLVLNAAPDYARRAVTLEQQSAAVRIDGQHWLYASHLPRITGDSVVVEVPQDEAAWAFLSDERLESPDWETVTRWCAKSLLSWQELTTHATYHGPYEEAARASLRTLRLLTDHAGNATIAAPTTSLPEVPGGQKNWDYRYVWLRDAGMVVSALTRAGGDGQEGRAFLEFICAQATPQNGLPAPPFMTVDGGQPPEETQLDLSGYENSRPVQIGNGARGQLQLDAYGNVLLAAKLIYERFDVRDEEGTLEHWGVVERFAEFLADHWQDDDYGIWEERQKRPYVAGKVLAAVALEYIAQYSEEPAQAARWKAAAAAARQWVMANALNAEGAYAYVAGEEGVDVTAALYPVWGFCAPDSPEMLATVAVLERESCQDHLYWRFLADDQTHEEGAFLAGTLWVAQYWVMRDPARARVILDAVLAYGGDLGLLPEMADPRTRQPLGNVPQTFVHAALIGLVVDLAEAETAGTASAGTASAGSTS, encoded by the coding sequence ATGACCGACCTCCAGCCCCTGCCCCGCATCCACGATCTGGGGCTGCTCAGTGACCGCCGCAGCGCAGCGCTGGTCACTTCGCTGGGCGAGGTGGTCTGGTACTGTCCTGGTCGCTTCGATGCGCCCTCGTTGCTGGCGCGTCTACTGGATGAGGCGCGCGGCGGCTCGTGGGCCATCCAGCTCGCAGGCGCGGTGCAGGGCAGACGCCGCTACCTGGGTGACGGTGGCCATCTGGAAACGGTCCTGCGTGCCGGGGGTGGGGAGCTGACCATCACCGATTTCATGCCCTTTGGTGAGGGGTTGCCGCATGGCATCTGCCGAGTTTTCTCAAGTGCTGCACAGGCTTACCGGCTGGTCCTGAATGCCGCCCCCGACTATGCCCGCCGCGCCGTGACCCTGGAGCAGCAGAGCGCGGCGGTGCGGATCGACGGGCAGCACTGGCTGTACGCCTCACATCTGCCCCGCATCACGGGGGACTCGGTGGTGGTGGAGGTGCCGCAGGACGAGGCGGCCTGGGCCTTTCTGAGCGATGAACGGCTGGAGTCGCCCGACTGGGAAACCGTGACGCGCTGGTGCGCGAAGTCGCTGCTGAGCTGGCAGGAACTGACCACCCACGCCACCTATCACGGCCCCTATGAGGAAGCCGCGCGGGCCTCGCTGCGGACGCTGCGGCTGCTGACCGATCACGCGGGCAACGCGACCATCGCGGCCCCCACCACCAGCCTGCCAGAAGTGCCAGGCGGTCAGAAGAACTGGGATTACCGCTACGTCTGGCTGCGCGACGCGGGCATGGTGGTCAGCGCCCTGACACGGGCCGGGGGCGACGGGCAGGAGGGGCGGGCCTTTCTGGAGTTCATCTGCGCCCAGGCCACGCCGCAGAACGGCCTCCCCGCGCCGCCCTTCATGACGGTGGATGGCGGCCAGCCACCCGAAGAAACACAACTGGACCTGAGCGGGTACGAGAACAGCCGCCCGGTGCAGATCGGCAACGGGGCGCGCGGGCAATTGCAACTGGACGCTTACGGCAACGTGCTGCTGGCCGCCAAGCTGATCTACGAGCGCTTTGACGTGCGCGACGAAGAGGGAACCCTTGAACACTGGGGGGTGGTGGAGCGGTTCGCTGAATTTCTGGCGGACCACTGGCAGGACGATGATTACGGCATCTGGGAGGAGCGCCAGAAGCGGCCCTACGTGGCGGGCAAGGTGCTGGCCGCCGTGGCGCTGGAGTACATCGCCCAATACAGCGAGGAACCCGCACAGGCCGCGCGCTGGAAGGCGGCGGCGGCGGCGGCGCGGCAGTGGGTCATGGCCAATGCCCTGAATGCCGAGGGTGCCTACGCCTACGTGGCCGGGGAAGAGGGTGTGGATGTGACGGCGGCCCTGTATCCGGTGTGGGGCTTCTGCGCCCCCGACTCCCCGGAGATGCTGGCGACGGTGGCCGTCCTGGAACGCGAGTCCTGTCAGGACCACCTGTACTGGCGCTTTCTGGCCGACGACCAGACGCATGAGGAAGGCGCATTCCTGGCCGGGACGCTGTGGGTGGCCCAGTACTGGGTGATGCGCGATCCGGCGCGGGCGCGCGTGATCCTGGACGCGGTGCTGGCCTATGGGGGCGATCTGGGCCTGCTGCCCGAGATGGCCGATCCCCGGACCCGCCAGCCATTGGGTAATGTGCCGCAAACCTTCGTTCATGCCGCACTGATCGGTCTGGTAGTGGATCTGGCCGAGGCTGAGACTGCCGGGACTGCATCTGCTGGAACTGCATCTGCCGGGTCCACATCCTGA
- a CDS encoding ABC transporter permease has protein sequence MRTIDLLRLAGLGLLRRPVRTVLTALGLAVALGSMLIFLSLGEGLRDVFAAELGTVGPDLQVASTRAGETLLPHMDMNPAVVETLKKLSPALGITALTPVAATIRQSLDPAQSAVFYGLPASSGIDAMFTGVRPAQGRLLDPGDAGKNVTVLGAKAAQNLGLRLGDTLELTRRGSARVVGILQPESALTDTFAFLPIEAVQRAFGVGNNLSLVALRLKNPADADRVAAALAKQPQVGGLGLKISTRADVVGNIGKVLNSADILSVCLSAIALIVGGLAVVNTVLMGVYERTREFGTLRAIGARPAFVRRLVLSETVLLSVLGGVMGLGLAGLGVRGINVYTQNLAGFNGAALTPRLILVGLGVALALGLLAGLWPARSAGRVTVVDALGRL, from the coding sequence GTGCGAACCATTGATCTGCTGAGGCTGGCTGGCCTGGGACTGCTGCGCCGCCCGGTGCGAACCGTCCTGACAGCACTGGGACTGGCAGTGGCGCTGGGCAGCATGCTTATTTTTCTGTCGCTGGGCGAGGGCCTGCGGGATGTGTTCGCCGCTGAACTGGGCACGGTGGGACCGGACCTTCAGGTGGCGAGTACGCGGGCAGGGGAGACCCTCCTGCCGCACATGGACATGAATCCGGCGGTGGTAGAAACACTGAAAAAGCTGTCTCCCGCGCTGGGTATCACGGCCCTGACTCCGGTGGCCGCCACCATCCGGCAGTCGCTGGACCCGGCCCAGAGCGCGGTGTTCTATGGTCTGCCCGCCAGCAGTGGCATCGACGCCATGTTCACGGGTGTGCGGCCAGCCCAGGGCCGCCTGCTGGATCCGGGCGACGCGGGAAAGAATGTGACCGTGCTGGGGGCCAAGGCCGCGCAGAATCTGGGACTGAGGCTCGGCGACACCCTGGAGCTGACCCGGCGGGGGAGTGCGCGGGTGGTCGGCATCCTCCAGCCGGAAAGCGCGCTGACCGACACCTTCGCTTTCCTGCCCATCGAAGCCGTGCAGCGCGCCTTTGGCGTGGGGAACAACCTCTCGCTGGTGGCGCTGCGCCTGAAGAACCCTGCCGACGCGGACCGGGTGGCCGCCGCGCTGGCAAAGCAACCACAGGTGGGTGGACTGGGCCTGAAGATCAGCACCCGCGCGGACGTGGTGGGCAATATCGGCAAAGTGCTGAACAGCGCTGACATTCTCAGCGTCTGCCTGTCGGCCATCGCCCTGATCGTGGGCGGGCTGGCTGTGGTCAATACCGTGCTGATGGGTGTCTACGAGCGCACCCGCGAATTCGGCACCCTGCGGGCCATCGGGGCGCGGCCCGCCTTCGTGCGGCGGCTGGTGCTGAGCGAAACCGTGTTGCTGTCGGTGCTTGGGGGTGTGATGGGGCTGGGACTGGCGGGCCTGGGCGTGCGCGGCATCAACGTCTACACCCAGAATCTGGCAGGCTTCAATGGCGCGGCCCTGACCCCACGCCTGATCCTGGTGGGTCTGGGCGTGGCGCTGGCGCTGGGCCTGCTGGCCGGACTGTGGCCTGCCCGCAGCGCTGGGCGCGTGACCGTGGTGGACGCGCTGGGACGGCTCTAG
- a CDS encoding glycosyltransferase, with protein sequence MQGSELAGDSGTSRILIASQPIAGHVLPLLPIVRELARRGHAVRWYTGRRYAARVEAAGAEFLPFVHARDFDDADFGATFPQRNRRRGLRQLQYDVQQIFVGGIEGNMHDLRQIQRDWPADAVLADQTLVAALLHAEVGGPPCALLGVLPLGIQSRDTAPFGLGLPPSATPAGRIRNRVLHWLTQQIVFGAASHDLASACGRMGVRPRPFALPPSPHLMLQPTVPGFEYPQSDLPRTLHFIGPITPPVPAQMHLPVWWPDVLEAKRPVVLVTQGTLATDPRELILPTLRALENEDVLVIAAGADGLDSLPGNARTAAFVPFAALLPHVSVYVTNGGYGGVQSALAHGVPVVVAGGSEDKTEVAGRVAYAGVGLNLRTARPTHESIRRAVLGLLGNSPQRQRAKALGTEMHLHDAPNEAATLVEQLARTGRAVERVVSL encoded by the coding sequence TTGCAGGGTTCTGAACTTGCTGGGGATTCTGGTACGTCCCGCATCCTGATCGCCTCGCAGCCCATCGCCGGGCATGTGCTGCCGCTGCTGCCCATCGTGCGGGAGCTGGCGCGGCGCGGGCATGCCGTCCGCTGGTACACCGGGCGCAGGTACGCGGCGCGGGTAGAGGCGGCTGGGGCCGAATTTCTGCCCTTCGTCCATGCCCGCGATTTCGACGATGCCGATTTTGGAGCCACTTTCCCGCAGCGCAATCGGCGGCGCGGTCTGCGGCAATTGCAATACGACGTGCAACAGATTTTCGTGGGCGGGATCGAGGGCAACATGCACGATCTGCGGCAGATACAGCGGGATTGGCCCGCCGACGCCGTGCTGGCCGATCAGACGCTGGTGGCCGCCCTGCTGCACGCGGAGGTGGGGGGGCCACCCTGCGCGCTGCTGGGCGTCTTGCCGCTGGGCATCCAGAGCCGTGACACCGCGCCCTTTGGACTGGGGCTACCTCCTTCTGCCACGCCCGCAGGCCGGATCAGAAACCGCGTCCTGCACTGGCTGACGCAGCAGATCGTCTTTGGCGCGGCGTCGCACGATCTGGCGTCAGCCTGCGGGCGCATGGGCGTGCGGCCCCGGCCCTTCGCCCTGCCGCCCTCGCCCCACCTGATGCTTCAGCCCACCGTCCCCGGCTTCGAGTACCCACAAAGCGATCTGCCGCGCACCCTGCATTTCATCGGTCCAATCACGCCGCCTGTTCCGGCGCAGATGCACCTGCCCGTATGGTGGCCGGACGTTCTGGAAGCAAAACGTCCAGTGGTGCTGGTGACCCAGGGCACCCTCGCCACCGATCCGCGTGAGCTGATCCTGCCCACCCTGAGGGCGCTGGAAAATGAGGACGTGCTGGTGATCGCGGCGGGTGCGGATGGTCTGGACAGTCTGCCGGGCAACGCCCGCACAGCGGCCTTCGTTCCTTTCGCGGCGCTGCTGCCACACGTCTCGGTGTACGTGACCAATGGTGGCTACGGCGGCGTGCAGTCGGCGCTGGCGCACGGCGTCCCGGTGGTGGTCGCGGGCGGCAGCGAGGACAAGACGGAGGTGGCGGGCCGCGTAGCCTACGCGGGAGTGGGATTGAATTTGCGGACAGCCCGACCCACCCATGAGAGCATTCGCCGCGCGGTGCTGGGCCTGCTGGGCAACAGCCCCCAGCGGCAGCGGGCGAAGGCGCTGGGAACCGAGATGCACCTGCACGACGCGCCGAACGAGGCCGCGACGCTGGTGGAACAGTTGGCGCGGACGGGACGTGCAGTGGAGCGAGTCGTCAGTCTTTGA
- a CDS encoding NAD(P)/FAD-dependent oxidoreductase: protein MAEPMLDVLIVGGGPVGLFLGCLLAKRGLSFRVLERRGSPGQHSRAIGIHPPALEAFRQVGLTEPLLAEGLRITRGLVTGENGPLGELGFATASAEFPFILSLPQRDTEAVLRRRLAELAPGSFCAGVELLELREEAKGLHVTTSQNGRPLELRARYVIGADGWRSRVREALGLPYPGHLYPDKYLMGDFPDTTPLGHTALVSLTGGGVVESFPLPRQGRRWVVHTGDQLSGAASALELTEVIARRTGLHVPAAECRMLSAFEVRRHRVPEMVRGRAVLIGDAAHVVSPIGGQGMNLGWLDAATLAPLLEQALASGGADWQHFERTRLRSARIAGHQAELNMAAGRPAGARAQRWRERLIEKVLLSPTAEPLLAQAFTMRWL from the coding sequence GTGGCTGAGCCGATGCTGGACGTGCTGATTGTCGGGGGCGGTCCAGTCGGGCTGTTCCTGGGCTGTCTGCTGGCCAAACGTGGCCTGAGCTTCCGCGTGCTGGAACGGCGAGGTTCTCCAGGGCAGCATTCCCGCGCCATCGGCATTCATCCTCCTGCGCTGGAAGCCTTCCGCCAGGTAGGACTGACTGAACCGCTGCTGGCGGAGGGGCTGCGGATCACGCGTGGTCTGGTCACGGGCGAGAACGGGCCGCTGGGTGAACTGGGTTTTGCAACAGCCTCAGCGGAGTTTCCATTTATCCTCTCGCTGCCCCAGCGCGATACCGAGGCTGTTCTGCGCCGCCGACTGGCCGAACTCGCGCCCGGCTCGTTTTGCGCGGGCGTGGAGTTGCTGGAACTCCGGGAAGAGGCCAAGGGCCTGCATGTCACAACCTCTCAGAACGGCAGGCCGCTGGAACTCCGTGCCCGTTACGTCATCGGCGCGGACGGCTGGCGCAGCCGCGTGCGGGAGGCGCTGGGTCTCCCCTACCCCGGCCACCTCTACCCCGACAAATACCTGATGGGGGACTTTCCCGACACCACGCCGCTGGGGCACACGGCGCTGGTGTCGCTGACCGGGGGTGGCGTGGTGGAGTCCTTTCCGCTGCCGCGGCAGGGAAGGCGCTGGGTGGTCCACACCGGAGATCAGCTTTCGGGGGCCGCCTCCGCCCTGGAGCTGACCGAGGTGATTGCCCGGCGCACTGGCCTGCACGTTCCCGCCGCCGAGTGCCGGATGCTCAGCGCCTTCGAGGTCCGCCGCCACCGTGTGCCAGAGATGGTGCGCGGGCGGGCCGTGCTGATCGGGGACGCCGCGCATGTGGTCAGCCCGATTGGCGGGCAGGGCATGAACCTGGGCTGGCTGGACGCCGCCACGCTGGCCCCACTGCTGGAGCAGGCTCTGGCGAGCGGGGGCGCAGACTGGCAGCACTTCGAGCGCACCCGCCTGCGCTCTGCCCGGATCGCGGGCCATCAGGCAGAATTGAATATGGCAGCGGGCCGTCCAGCGGGCGCACGGGCACAACGCTGGCGCGAACGCCTGATCGAGAAGGTTCTCCTCTCCCCCACTGCCGAGCCGCTGCTGGCCCAGGCATTCACGATGCGCTGGCTGTAG
- a CDS encoding class I SAM-dependent methyltransferase, with the protein MREIQLAERMDDPQCDLQELNQTYAQFGAVNGLVAGWRQVYRQFLRPRLSASRPNTLLDIGCGGGDVPRALAHWAARDGFTVRITAIDADPRAIAFAGAQPPVSGLHFRQAMSGDLVEEEQRFDLVISNHLLHHLTVPELDALLADSEVLCSGLVVHSDIQRSPLAYLGFRAGIAPLFRGSFIGEDGLLSIRRSFTAAELRGLAPTAWTVRTLIPFRNLLMYEAPGRG; encoded by the coding sequence ATGCGCGAGATTCAACTGGCCGAACGCATGGATGATCCCCAGTGTGATCTCCAGGAACTCAATCAGACCTACGCGCAGTTTGGCGCAGTCAATGGACTGGTGGCGGGCTGGCGGCAGGTCTACAGGCAATTCCTGCGCCCCCGGCTCTCGGCCTCGCGCCCGAATACGCTGTTGGACATCGGCTGCGGCGGGGGCGACGTGCCGCGTGCTCTGGCCCACTGGGCGGCGCGCGATGGTTTTACCGTGCGGATCACGGCCATCGATGCCGACCCGCGGGCCATCGCCTTTGCCGGGGCGCAGCCGCCTGTTTCCGGTCTGCACTTCCGGCAGGCCATGAGCGGCGATCTGGTAGAGGAGGAGCAGCGTTTTGATCTGGTGATCTCCAACCACCTGCTGCACCACCTGACTGTCCCGGAGCTGGATGCCTTGCTGGCCGACAGCGAGGTGCTGTGTTCAGGTCTGGTGGTCCACAGCGACATCCAGCGCAGTCCGCTGGCGTATCTGGGCTTCCGGGCCGGAATCGCGCCGCTGTTCCGAGGATCGTTCATTGGTGAGGACGGTCTTCTGTCCATCCGCCGCAGTTTTACTGCTGCCGAGTTAAGAGGGCTGGCCCCGACGGCTTGGACAGTCAGAACACTGATTCCCTTCCGCAACCTGCTGATGTACGAGGCTCCAGGCCGTGGCTGA
- a CDS encoding type III polyketide synthase codes for MPVYLHNIALALPETAYPQSVIRDVIKAQPELDRLAKRLTGAAFNASGIDQRYSVVREFADTDGEAGLFYDPATERMLTPTTGQRNIVYAQEATKLYVEAARKVLEDSPFEAADITHVITVSCTGFFAPGPDYAIVRALGLGGDVGRYHVGFMGCYAAFPALKMAKAFCQADPDAAVLVVSAELCTLHMRAAPDPDTIIAASVFADGCAAALVSARPPAAGQRALRMDHFETTLTPPGVGEAEMAWTIGDQGYEMVLSSYVPSIIESHIEGALSPLLDHEPALADARHAGVEHWAVHPGGRSILDKVQGSLKLSDEQMRPSREILRQYGNMSSATILFILRDLLNTVPEGERVCAMAFGPGLTVEMGLLSGAVGCADPVLADPMMAGRQGELVGVR; via the coding sequence ATGCCCGTCTACCTTCACAACATCGCTCTGGCACTGCCCGAGACCGCCTACCCCCAGTCGGTCATCCGTGACGTGATCAAGGCGCAGCCGGAACTGGACCGCCTGGCCAAACGGCTGACCGGGGCCGCCTTCAACGCCTCGGGGATCGATCAGCGCTACAGCGTGGTTAGGGAATTTGCCGATACGGACGGCGAAGCGGGTCTGTTCTACGATCCAGCCACTGAACGCATGCTCACGCCCACCACCGGACAGCGCAACATCGTCTACGCCCAGGAAGCCACCAAGCTGTATGTGGAGGCCGCCCGCAAGGTGCTGGAAGACAGTCCCTTTGAGGCCGCCGACATCACACACGTCATCACGGTGTCCTGCACGGGCTTTTTTGCACCGGGGCCGGATTACGCCATCGTGCGGGCGCTGGGGCTGGGCGGGGACGTGGGCCGCTACCATGTTGGATTCATGGGCTGCTACGCGGCCTTTCCCGCGCTGAAGATGGCAAAAGCGTTCTGTCAGGCGGACCCCGATGCCGCCGTGCTGGTGGTCAGCGCCGAGCTGTGTACCCTGCACATGCGCGCCGCACCAGACCCCGACACCATCATCGCCGCCTCGGTGTTCGCGGATGGCTGCGCCGCTGCACTGGTCAGCGCCCGGCCCCCGGCAGCCGGGCAGCGCGCCCTGCGAATGGATCACTTCGAGACCACCCTAACCCCCCCCGGCGTGGGCGAGGCAGAGATGGCCTGGACGATTGGCGATCAGGGCTACGAGATGGTGTTGAGCAGCTACGTGCCGTCCATTATCGAATCGCATATCGAGGGCGCGCTGTCACCCTTGCTGGACCACGAACCCGCGCTGGCCGATGCCCGGCACGCCGGAGTCGAACACTGGGCCGTCCACCCCGGCGGGCGCAGCATTCTGGACAAGGTGCAGGGCAGTCTGAAGCTGAGCGATGAACAGATGCGGCCCTCGCGCGAGATTCTGCGGCAGTACGGCAACATGAGCAGCGCCACGATTCTGTTTATCCTGCGCGATCTGTTGAACACCGTGCCGGAAGGTGAGCGTGTCTGCGCGATGGCCTTCGGGCCGGGCCTGACCGTGGAAATGGGGCTGCTGAGCGGCGCAGTGGGCTGTGCTGACCCTGTGCTGGCTGACCCCATGATGGCAGGGCGGCAGGGCGAACTGGTCGGGGTGCGGTGA